The Leptospira terpstrae serovar Hualin str. LT 11-33 = ATCC 700639 nucleotide sequence AAAAAGGTGCGAAAGCAGACCAAATTCAGATTTTATTTTCTGATTTGAAAGAGTCTTTGGTTCCTATTGTTGCCACCGCTCCTAAATTTAATAATCCATTTCCAGGGCCCATTTCTATCGAAAAACAAACCAAATTTTGCAATCGTTTGCCTGCACTCCTCGGACTTACGACAAAAGAATCTAGATTGGATATTAGTAACCATCCGTTTTCCACAAGTTTGGGAAAGGGAGACAAACGAATCACAACTAGATATTCTGAAACCGATCCACTATCATCCATCTTTGGTGTGTTACACGAGACCGGACATTCTCTTTATGAATCTGGACTTTCGGCAATGCACGAATGGCCCACACCTATCACAGAATTTTTAAGTTTAGGAATTCATGAATCACAAAGTCGATTGTGGGAAAACCAAGTAGGTCGTTCCTTACCATTTTGGGAATTTGTTTATCCTATCCTCCTTTCTGATTTTGAATTAACCGATAAGGAACTTCCATTCAAAGCACTTTACCAATACATCAATAGTACGGAAAAAACAAAAGTGAGAGTAGAGGCGGATCAAATCACATATAACCTTCATATTATTCTTCGATTTGAAATTGAAAGAGACCTCATCAATGGAAAAATCCAAGTAAAAGATTTACCTGAAATTTGGAATGCAAAGATGAAGGAAAGTTTTGGACTCAAAATTGAAAATGATGCAGAGGGTGTTCTACAGGATATCCATTGGTCGATGGGAGCGTTTGGATATTTTCCAACGTATACTTTAGGAAATATCTTTAGTTCTCAATTTTTTAAAAAGTTTACTGAAGAATTTCCAGATTCGCATAACAAATTTTCTGCGAATGGTGATTTTTCTGATCTATTAAATTGGCTGAGAAAAAACATCCATTCCAAAGGAAAAATATATGATGTGGATACCCTGATGAAACAAGCAACAGGAGAATCTCCTAATGCCAAACATTTGATTTCCTATTTAAATGGAAAAATTAAAGAAGTAACAAAGTAACTATTCGTTAGAGTAACAAATTATAAAAAGGATTTATATGTCAGGATCAGAACAAACTTTAGAAAAACTTAGCCAATTATCATACTTTGATAATCTAGCATTATACTATTTATGCATTGAAACACCTCCACAAACACTTGCATTGGCATTTATGCAAATGGATGAAAAAATTGCAGGCTCTATGTTAGGTGTTTTGGATGTTCAAAAAAGGAAATATGTTCACGAACTAATGGCGCTTCAAAAAGACAGTTCGGAAGAAGCTAAAAAAGCCGCCGCCGAAGGGTTGTTACTCATCGCCGACGGATTAATTTCTAGAAATCTAATTAGTAAACAAGGTCATTATTTTTTTGGTACAAAGAAATAAAAAGATCCAAGACCTAAACTAATCCAGCCAATTAAAAAACACACTCCGCCTATGGGAGTGATGGCCCCTAAAATTCGGATTCCCGTAACAGCTAGAGCATACAAACTAAAGGAAAAAATCAAAATTCCAAAAAGGAACATCCAGGTTGCTAACTTAAAATATCTTGTACTTTTGTTTGCAGATTCTAATACTAAAGATTGCTGCAGTAATAGAAAGGCTGCTAGTGCAGCTAACGTATGATAAAAATGATAACGATTTCCCGTTTCAAAAATTACCATAAGTTCCGAGCTCACAAATTTTTTAAGTCCGTGGGCTCCAAAAGCTCCGATGGCAACAGCTAAAAAACCAGAAAGACAAATCAACAGGATTAAAACCGCAGAGGATTGCTTCTTGACAAGATTCATAAACGATACTTCCTATTGCCTATGACTTCAGATACATCCGGAAAGAATACTAAATTTGTAAGAGTTTGGCGACAACTCAATGTGGAGGACGTAAAAAAACAACTACTCTATATTGATGATCTTTATGGAACCTGTGGAAATTGTAAAAAACTAGGTCTTAACTATCTGAAGGATAAAAAATGTCCTGATTGTGGAGTTACTTTCAAATATATGGCGACTAAATTGAGTAAGGTGGCAGATATTGGAAAAATTCTGAGCCGAATTGATAAAGAAGGATTGGATTTAACTTTAATTGAGAGAGAAGATTTTGAAAGATCCAGTGCATCCGATGCCGCAAGGGATCTATTCAAATCCTAGAAACAAATTTCAAACCTGGTTGGTGTTGAATAAATTAGAATTTAAACGACCAACCAAATTGTGCTGTTTTGTTATGTGCCGATGTATCTTCCCAAGCGTCAAAGGCGCGAACCGCCCTAGAAACAGCTAACGCAGCAAATATGCCAACTGCGTTGGGTGATTCCCAAACATTCCCAGCACCTTTCACATTGGCCATATTATCCCAAATATTTTTTTTAGGTAAGTTTTCCTGCGCATAAAGGTAGGCGCCACCTGCCAAAATCAAATCACATAAAAGATAAATACTCATACTCACAAATGTGTCTCGATTGGTAAATAGCGGAGAATTCCATGAGTTGTAACCCACTGAAGCCATCGGAGTGATAATATTCAGTCCTTGCGAAACCAAATGGTATTTTTCAGATAAGGGAACTGCAGATTCATGGGGAGGTTTTTGGAGTAACTCTTGTTCCATGATTTGTTTCCACATTCTTTCCTGTCCTCTTCTAGGAGACTCAATACGAATGATAGAATCTGGTGATGTTTTTCCTACTTTTCCGACATAGATGTTAAAATCATAAGGGTTTTTCCAACGATGTTTGTATCGGTAAACAAATCCTTGTGTTTTTTCATCGGCATAAAAATCAGGATCAAGTTTGTTCAAAAGTGCCACCAAACGAAGATTAACATCTTCAGGGCCACCTAAAATTTCAACCGATTCACCTGCTAAAAGAGAACTTGTTACACTCGTTGATAGAAATAGTGTGATACAAAGATAAATAACAATAGATCGGAATCCCTTAACCGATTTCATGATTGGACTCCAGGAAGTTGAAGGTAAGCATTGATTAAACCCAAAGAATTATAAGTGGCGTGACAAGCCATTGCGATCCAAATGTTTCCAGTTTTAATATATATATATCCAAAGAACATACCCACACCGCAAATAATAAATGGAATGGCAATCGAAGTTCCTTCACCATAATGGAGCCATCCAAAAATCAAAGACACAATAAACAAACCCTCTTGGGCCAGATTTTTATCGATAAATGCTTTTAATAAAAATCCTCTAAAAAAGATTTCTTCCAAAATTCCTGTAATGATTCCCACAACATATATTCCCCAAGCGAGTAGGTATCCATTTCCATGTAGGGCTTCGTATAGTTTTTTTGCAAATACGCCAGACTCTACTGGAACCGACAGTTTTTCCAAAACCAATCCAAAGATAACAACCACAATGAAACAAATGAACCCATTGGCAATTCCACGAAGTAAT carries:
- a CDS encoding carboxypeptidase M32; this translates as MALPQALENYRKQYRKIKLFQDVASVLHWDSEVMMPEEGREYRSAQIAAVAELTHDWMTDKSFLNQIQSAKKSISELPESERSLWNRELEVLMEEKEKADKLPSEFVSEFAKVTNLAHAEWAEAKKGKNFQSFSKRLEELVQLSKKQADYFGYTTEPYDALLDSYEKGAKADQIQILFSDLKESLVPIVATAPKFNNPFPGPISIEKQTKFCNRLPALLGLTTKESRLDISNHPFSTSLGKGDKRITTRYSETDPLSSIFGVLHETGHSLYESGLSAMHEWPTPITEFLSLGIHESQSRLWENQVGRSLPFWEFVYPILLSDFELTDKELPFKALYQYINSTEKTKVRVEADQITYNLHIILRFEIERDLINGKIQVKDLPEIWNAKMKESFGLKIENDAEGVLQDIHWSMGAFGYFPTYTLGNIFSSQFFKKFTEEFPDSHNKFSANGDFSDLLNWLRKNIHSKGKIYDVDTLMKQATGESPNAKHLISYLNGKIKEVTK
- a CDS encoding DUF423 domain-containing protein, with product MNLVKKQSSAVLILLICLSGFLAVAIGAFGAHGLKKFVSSELMVIFETGNRYHFYHTLAALAAFLLLQQSLVLESANKSTRYFKLATWMFLFGILIFSFSLYALAVTGIRILGAITPIGGVCFLIGWISLGLGSFYFFVPKK
- a CDS encoding CPBP family intramembrane glutamic endopeptidase; protein product: MQNRFFEIFRLTAYSLGLVYVCSFFYSVIFLAFVNNTVLGDRIPEDQILPLYEEYWEGKIDFSTMLTEYEKIVTPIKEQFQKDITENPGLLLSQFYDKVFSEKPHYLLGHSIPWFLCYVGLGYILYKKVLQIPVTNLQDELSIPILLRGIANGFICFIVVVIFGLVLEKLSVPVESGVFAKKLYEALHGNGYLLAWGIYVVGIITGILEEIFFRGFLLKAFIDKNLAQEGLFIVSLIFGWLHYGEGTSIAIPFIICGVGMFFGYIYIKTGNIWIAMACHATYNSLGLINAYLQLPGVQS